In the Bacillus carboniphilus genome, one interval contains:
- the rpsQ gene encoding 30S ribosomal protein S17, with product MSERNQRKVYTGRVVSDKMDKTITVLVETYKKHPLYGKRVKYSKKFKAHDENNEAKIGDIVRVMETRPLSATKRFRLVEVVEKAVII from the coding sequence ATGAGTGAACGTAACCAACGTAAAGTATACACTGGTCGAGTTGTATCCGATAAAATGGATAAAACTATCACAGTATTAGTTGAAACTTATAAAAAACATCCTCTATACGGTAAGCGCGTTAAGTATTCTAAGAAATTTAAAGCTCATGATGAAAATAATGAAGCTAAAATTGGCGATATCGTTCGTGTAATGGAAACTCGCCCATTGTCTGCTACAAAGCGTTTCCGTCTAGTAGAAGTCGTAGAAAAAGCTGTTATTATTTAA
- the rplP gene encoding 50S ribosomal protein L16, whose protein sequence is MLLPKRVKYRREHRGKMRGNAKGGAEVSFGEYGLQATEASWITNRQIEAARIAMTRYMKRGGKVWIKIFPHKPYTAKPLEVRMGSGKGAPEGWVAVVKPGKIMFEIAGVSEEVAREALRLASHKLPVKCKFVKREEIGGESNEG, encoded by the coding sequence ATGTTACTGCCAAAACGCGTAAAGTATCGCCGTGAACATCGTGGAAAAATGCGTGGGAATGCTAAAGGTGGTGCGGAAGTAAGCTTTGGAGAATACGGCTTACAAGCTACTGAAGCTTCTTGGATTACTAACCGTCAAATCGAAGCTGCACGTATCGCGATGACACGTTACATGAAACGTGGTGGTAAGGTTTGGATCAAAATCTTCCCTCACAAGCCATACACTGCTAAGCCTCTTGAAGTCCGAATGGGTTCTGGTAAAGGTGCTCCTGAAGGATGGGTTGCAGTTGTTAAACCTGGAAAGATCATGTTTGAAATTGCAGGCGTTTCAGAAGAAGTTGCTCGTGAAGCACTACGTCTAGCGTCTCACAAACTTCCTGTTAAATGTAAGTTTGTAAAACGAGAAGAAATTGGTGGTGAATCAAATGAAGGCTAA
- the rplX gene encoding 50S ribosomal protein L24: MHVKKGDKVMVISGKDKGKTGVILAAYPKKNRVLVEGVNIVKKHAKPSQLNPQGGIISHEAAIHVSNVMPIDPKSGQPTRVGYTEVDGKKVRVAKKSGEKLD; this comes from the coding sequence ATGCATGTAAAAAAAGGTGATAAAGTAATGGTCATCTCTGGCAAAGACAAAGGTAAAACCGGCGTTATTCTTGCAGCGTATCCAAAGAAGAACCGTGTATTGGTTGAAGGTGTTAACATCGTCAAAAAACATGCGAAGCCATCACAATTAAATCCTCAAGGTGGAATTATCAGCCACGAGGCAGCTATCCATGTTTCTAACGTAATGCCTATTGATCCTAAATCTGGTCAACCAACTCGTGTTGGATACACAGAAGTAGATGGCAAAAAAGTACGTGTTGCAAAAAAATCTGGTGAAAAATTAGACTGA
- the rpsC gene encoding 30S ribosomal protein S3: MGQKVHPVGLRIGVIRDWESKWYAGKDYADLLHEDLKVREYIAKRLSDASVAKVEIERAANRINITIHTAKPGMVIGKGGTEVEALRKALSQLTGKRVHINIMEIKRADLDAKLVAENIARQLENRVSFRRAQKQSIQRAMRAGAQGIKTQVSGRLGGADIARAEHYSEGTVPLHTLRADIDYATAEADTTYGKLGVKVWIYRGEVLPTKKKSEEGGN, encoded by the coding sequence TGATTGGGAATCAAAATGGTATGCTGGAAAAGATTATGCAGACCTTCTACACGAAGACCTTAAAGTACGTGAGTACATCGCAAAGCGTTTAAGCGATGCTTCCGTAGCAAAAGTAGAAATCGAACGTGCGGCTAACCGCATCAATATTACTATTCACACTGCGAAGCCTGGTATGGTTATTGGTAAAGGTGGTACTGAAGTGGAAGCACTTCGTAAAGCTCTTAGCCAATTAACTGGCAAGCGTGTACACATTAACATCATGGAAATCAAAAGAGCTGATTTAGATGCGAAGCTTGTTGCTGAAAACATTGCTCGCCAGCTTGAGAACCGTGTATCATTCCGTCGTGCACAAAAGCAATCAATTCAACGTGCAATGCGCGCAGGTGCACAAGGTATTAAAACACAAGTATCTGGTCGTTTAGGTGGAGCGGATATTGCTCGTGCTGAACACTACAGCGAAGGAACTGTTCCTCTTCATACTCTTCGCGCTGATATTGACTATGCTACAGCTGAAGCTGACACAACATATGGTAAGTTAGGCGTGAAAGTGTGGATTTATCGTGGAGAAGTCCTTCCTACGAAGAAGAAATCTGAGGAAGGAGGCAACTAA
- the rplN gene encoding 50S ribosomal protein L14 gives MIQQESRLKVADNSGAREVLTIKVLGGSGRKTANIGDVIVCTVKQATPGGVVKKGDVVKAVIVRTKSGARRSDGSYIKFDENACVIIRDDKGPRGTRIFGPVARELRENNFMKIVSLAPEVI, from the coding sequence ATGATTCAACAAGAGTCAAGATTGAAAGTCGCTGATAACTCAGGTGCACGTGAAGTTCTAACAATTAAAGTGTTAGGTGGATCTGGAAGAAAAACTGCAAATATCGGAGATGTCATCGTTTGTACAGTCAAACAGGCAACACCTGGAGGCGTTGTTAAAAAAGGTGACGTTGTTAAAGCGGTAATTGTACGTACGAAGAGCGGTGCACGTCGTTCTGACGGTTCTTACATCAAGTTTGATGAGAACGCATGTGTAATTATTCGTGACGATAAGGGTCCACGTGGAACACGTATTTTCGGACCTGTCGCTCGTGAACTTCGTGAAAACAACTTCATGAAAATTGTTTCTTTAGCTCCGGAAGTAATTTAA
- the rpmC gene encoding 50S ribosomal protein L29: MKANEIRELTTAEIEQKVKSLKEELFNLRFQLATGQLENTARIREVRKSIARMKTVIREREIGITNK, translated from the coding sequence ATGAAGGCTAATGAAATTCGTGAACTAACCACTGCCGAAATTGAACAAAAAGTGAAATCTCTTAAAGAAGAATTATTCAACCTTCGCTTCCAACTTGCGACAGGACAATTGGAAAACACCGCTCGCATTCGTGAGGTTCGTAAGTCCATCGCTCGTATGAAAACTGTAATTCGTGAAAGAGAGATCGGCATTACAAACAAATAG